In Gammaproteobacteria bacterium, one DNA window encodes the following:
- a CDS encoding methane monooxygenase/ammonia monooxygenase subunit A, with translation MSRTDEILAAAKMVPEAVKMSRYIDAVYFPILCILLVGTYHMHFMLLAGDWDFWLDWKDRQWWPVVTPIVGIMYCAALMYYLWVNYRLPFGATLCIVCLLVGEWLTRYWGFYWWSHYPLNFVLPSTMIPGALMMDTILLLTGNWLITALLGGGFFGLFFYPGNWPIFGPTHLPVVVEGVLLSVADYTGFLYVRTGTPEYVRLIEQGSLRTFGGHTTVIAAFFAAFVSMLMFCVWWYFGKLYCTAFYYVKGERGRISMKNDVTAFGEKGFAQGIR, from the coding sequence GTGAGTAGAACAGACGAAATTTTAGCAGCGGCGAAGATGGTGCCGGAAGCGGTCAAGATGTCCAGATACATAGATGCGGTATATTTTCCGATTCTGTGTATATTGCTGGTAGGAACCTATCACATGCACTTCATGCTGTTAGCAGGAGACTGGGATTTCTGGTTGGATTGGAAAGACCGTCAATGGTGGCCGGTAGTGACACCGATTGTAGGTATCATGTACTGTGCAGCACTGATGTATTACCTGTGGGTAAACTATCGCCTGCCATTTGGCGCGACACTCTGTATCGTATGCCTGTTAGTAGGTGAATGGCTGACCCGTTACTGGGGCTTCTACTGGTGGTCACACTATCCGCTCAACTTTGTACTGCCATCGACCATGATTCCAGGTGCGTTGATGATGGATACGATTTTACTGTTGACGGGTAACTGGCTGATCACAGCCCTGTTAGGCGGCGGCTTCTTTGGTTTATTCTTCTACCCGGGCAACTGGCCGATTTTTGGCCCAACCCACTTACCGGTGGTTGTTGAAGGCGTATTGCTGTCAGTAGCTGACTACACAGGTTTTCTGTACGTACGTACGGGTACACCTGAATACGTTCGCCTGATTGAGCAAGGCTCACTGCGTACCTTTGGTGGTCACACCACAGTGATTGCAGCGTTCTTCGCAGCATTCGTATCCATGCTGATGTTCTGCGTATGGTGGTACTTCGGTAAACTGTACTGCACCGCTTTCTACTATGTTAAAGGCGAAAGAGGACGCATATCAATGAAGAACGACGTAACCGCGTTTGGTGAAAAAGGCTTTGCACAGGGGATTAGATAA
- a CDS encoding methane monooxygenase/ammonia monooxygenase subunit C → MATTYGTSSASSASYDMSLWYDSKYYKLGMLTMLLVAIFWIWYQRTFAYSHGMDSMEPEFDKVWMGLWRVHMTLMPLFALVTWGWILKTRDTKEQLDNLDTKLEIKRYFYWMMWLGVYLFGVYWGGSFFTEQDASWHQVIIRDTSFTPSHVVVFYGSFPMYIVCGVASYLYAMTRLPLYSRGTSFPLVMAIAGPLMILPNVGLNEWGHAFWFMEELFSAPLHWGFVILGWAGLFSGGIAAQIITRYSNLTDVTWNGQSREILNNRIVP, encoded by the coding sequence ATGGCAACAACCTATGGCACGTCAAGTGCATCAAGCGCAAGCTATGACATGTCGCTGTGGTACGACTCGAAGTACTACAAGCTGGGCATGTTAACAATGCTGTTGGTAGCGATATTCTGGATCTGGTACCAAAGGACGTTTGCATACTCACACGGTATGGACTCGATGGAACCGGAATTTGACAAGGTATGGATGGGACTGTGGCGCGTTCACATGACCCTGATGCCGCTGTTTGCGTTGGTAACCTGGGGCTGGATACTGAAGACCCGCGACACCAAAGAACAACTGGACAATCTGGACACCAAACTGGAAATTAAACGTTATTTCTACTGGATGATGTGGCTGGGTGTGTATCTGTTTGGTGTTTACTGGGGCGGTAGCTTCTTCACCGAGCAAGACGCATCGTGGCACCAAGTGATTATTCGTGACACCAGCTTCACACCAAGTCACGTAGTGGTGTTCTACGGCTCATTCCCGATGTACATCGTGTGTGGCGTAGCATCCTACCTGTACGCGATGACCCGTCTGCCGTTATACAGCCGCGGTACATCATTCCCGCTGGTTATGGCGATTGCCGGCCCGCTGATGATTCTGCCGAACGTTGGTTTGAACGAATGGGGTCACGCATTCTGGTTCATGGAAGAACTGTTTAGCGCGCCACTGCACTGGGGCTTTGTAATTCTGGGCTGGGCAGGTTTATTCTCGGGCGGTATTGCAGCACAAATCATCACCCGTTACTCGAACCTGACCGACGTAACCTGGAATGGTCAAAGCAGAGAGATTCTGAACAACAGAATCGTACCTTAA
- a CDS encoding UvrD-helicase domain-containing protein, translating to MTDSKQIPDADERLRALDPAQSFIVQAPAGSGKTALLIQRYLRLLAYVDAPEEIVAITFTRKAAAEMRTRVLAVLEMGGQLADAETAHEKLNRELSAAVLQRDRKAGWHIAENPERLRIQTIDSLCAALTRQMPVLSKFGAQPETIEDAADFYRQAAQATLDSIEQNHAMALDIVRLLEHLDNDRARIEALLADMLARRDHWLRHLHGKAREELESALQNSRQNALQFVFRLFPAELFSELLALLRYAAANLTAAGKSSAITLGNALDTLSATEAGQWQGIAELLLTQKGGWRKRISEKEGFPTGSSKTEKGEAKAWKNRLENLLETLAPHDTLRQVLHDTRQLPPPHYSDQQWEILGAITRLLPYAVAQLKVIFQASGKVDFSEVAQRALLALGDPESPTDLALALDYRIKHLMIDEFQDISISQFTLIEKLITGWEAGDGRSFFAVGDPMQSIYRFREAEVGLFLQARNAGIGSLTLQPLTLRANFRSQRGIIDWVNTTFARIMPDCEDVATGAVVYAPSIATHDQLAGDAVKIYPFLEKDEAAEARQVVEIIAQTRRDHATGTIAILVRNRSHLLEIIEQIKSAGFRFRAIDIELLHHKPVVQDLLTLTRALINPADAVAWFALLRAPWCGLLLKDITALAENNPGLLNKEITVWRLISDEHCWRGVSADAMVRLRRIREVLSACMRNRQRQALRVTVETVWYALGGPGCLSPVAENNAGDTNRLDDAMIYLDYLESQEEAGNIQDPVSFENGLTALYASPDLDADDTLQIMTIHKAKGLEFDTVIVPGLGRGSRNRDKQLLKWMEQPHSLVASESGAGLPDLLLAPIQETGAAFDPIYTWVEKLDWDKAQFEADRLLYVAATRAKKFLHLLGHINGVSEESGQAVPSKPLSGSLLDRLWLAVLPAYSAAAVSHFMLKNNQLEGGAKKIIGNDASDQSIHRLKTGWVLPGAPEPVAWQVLHEQKTIQAEIEFSWASEMARHVGNVVHRWLQKIAEDQMCDWNIARIEMMRERFTQNLMAGGMNGSQSEMTYAVERIVSALNNAISDKRGQWILGPQQSAQNELKISGIANGRSMSWIIDRTFCDSNGIRWIIDYKTSSHEGSALEDFLGREQSRYQHQLNHYAKLMQQIDPRPIKLGIYFPLINGWREW from the coding sequence ATGACTGATTCCAAGCAGATTCCTGACGCCGATGAGCGCCTCCGAGCACTCGATCCCGCGCAATCCTTTATCGTGCAAGCACCGGCTGGGTCGGGTAAGACAGCGCTACTGATTCAGCGCTATCTCAGATTGCTGGCTTATGTCGATGCGCCGGAAGAAATCGTGGCGATTACGTTTACCCGCAAAGCCGCGGCAGAAATGCGCACGCGTGTTTTGGCCGTGCTGGAAATGGGGGGGCAGCTTGCCGATGCTGAAACAGCGCATGAAAAACTCAATCGTGAACTGTCGGCAGCCGTGTTACAGCGCGACCGGAAGGCAGGCTGGCATATCGCCGAGAATCCTGAGCGCTTGCGGATACAGACAATCGACTCATTGTGCGCGGCATTGACGCGGCAGATGCCGGTGCTGTCAAAATTCGGCGCGCAACCCGAAACGATCGAGGATGCCGCGGATTTTTATCGGCAAGCAGCGCAGGCCACGCTGGATTCGATCGAACAGAATCATGCGATGGCGCTGGATATTGTCCGGTTACTCGAGCATCTGGATAACGACAGGGCGCGCATTGAAGCATTGCTGGCCGATATGCTGGCGCGGCGCGATCATTGGTTGCGGCATCTACACGGCAAGGCGCGGGAAGAATTAGAGTCGGCGCTGCAGAATTCCCGTCAAAATGCGCTGCAATTTGTTTTCCGCTTATTTCCGGCAGAGCTCTTTAGCGAGCTGCTGGCGTTGCTGCGCTACGCCGCTGCGAATTTGACTGCTGCCGGAAAATCGTCAGCCATTACGCTTGGCAACGCATTGGATACGCTATCGGCAACGGAGGCCGGGCAGTGGCAGGGTATTGCGGAATTGCTGCTGACGCAAAAGGGTGGCTGGCGCAAAAGAATTTCCGAGAAAGAGGGCTTTCCAACCGGTAGTAGCAAGACTGAGAAGGGTGAAGCAAAAGCGTGGAAAAACCGCTTGGAAAATTTGCTAGAGACACTCGCGCCGCATGATACGCTGCGTCAGGTGCTGCACGATACGCGCCAATTGCCGCCGCCGCATTATTCCGATCAACAATGGGAAATATTAGGGGCGATCACGCGCTTGCTGCCGTACGCGGTAGCGCAACTCAAAGTTATTTTTCAGGCGAGCGGCAAAGTCGATTTCTCGGAAGTGGCGCAACGTGCATTACTCGCACTGGGTGATCCCGAGTCACCGACTGATCTGGCATTAGCATTGGATTACCGCATCAAGCATTTGATGATCGACGAGTTTCAGGATATTTCTATCAGTCAGTTCACATTGATCGAAAAACTGATTACCGGTTGGGAAGCAGGGGACGGGCGCAGTTTTTTTGCCGTCGGCGATCCGATGCAATCGATTTACCGTTTTCGTGAAGCGGAAGTTGGATTGTTTTTGCAAGCGCGCAATGCGGGGATCGGCTCTTTGACATTACAACCGCTAACGCTTCGCGCGAATTTCCGCTCGCAGCGGGGCATTATTGATTGGGTGAATACCACGTTTGCCCGCATCATGCCGGACTGCGAAGACGTTGCAACCGGTGCGGTAGTGTATGCACCCTCGATCGCAACCCATGATCAGCTTGCCGGCGATGCCGTGAAAATCTATCCCTTTCTGGAAAAAGATGAAGCAGCGGAGGCCCGGCAGGTTGTAGAAATTATCGCGCAGACGCGCCGTGATCATGCCACCGGTACGATTGCAATTCTGGTACGCAATCGCAGTCACTTATTAGAAATTATCGAACAAATCAAAAGTGCTGGTTTCCGCTTCCGTGCAATCGATATAGAGTTGCTGCATCACAAACCGGTGGTGCAGGATTTACTGACGTTGACTCGCGCTTTGATTAATCCAGCGGATGCGGTTGCCTGGTTCGCGCTGTTGCGCGCGCCTTGGTGTGGTCTTTTGCTCAAGGATATCACGGCATTGGCGGAAAATAATCCCGGTTTGCTTAATAAAGAAATCACTGTGTGGCGATTGATCAGCGATGAGCATTGCTGGCGGGGAGTTTCAGCCGATGCCATGGTGCGCTTGCGCCGGATCCGGGAAGTATTGAGTGCTTGCATGCGCAACCGGCAGCGCCAGGCATTGCGCGTGACGGTGGAAACCGTTTGGTATGCGCTAGGCGGTCCGGGATGTTTGAGTCCGGTAGCAGAAAACAACGCAGGTGATACAAATCGTCTGGATGATGCGATGATTTATCTGGACTACCTGGAAAGTCAGGAGGAGGCAGGCAATATCCAAGATCCGGTAAGTTTTGAAAATGGGCTGACAGCACTGTACGCCTCTCCTGACCTGGATGCTGATGACACATTGCAAATCATGACAATCCATAAAGCCAAAGGGCTTGAATTTGATACGGTTATCGTGCCAGGATTGGGCCGGGGTTCACGCAATCGTGACAAACAATTGCTTAAATGGATGGAGCAGCCGCATAGCCTAGTTGCCAGTGAAAGCGGCGCAGGACTCCCTGACTTGTTGCTTGCGCCGATTCAGGAAACCGGAGCAGCTTTCGATCCCATTTACACCTGGGTGGAAAAACTCGATTGGGACAAGGCGCAATTTGAAGCGGATCGTTTGCTGTATGTCGCTGCGACGCGTGCAAAAAAATTTTTACATTTGCTGGGTCATATAAACGGAGTTTCGGAAGAAAGTGGACAAGCGGTTCCATCAAAACCGTTATCGGGTTCATTGCTCGATAGGCTCTGGCTGGCCGTGCTGCCGGCTTATAGTGCTGCTGCTGTGAGTCACTTCATGTTGAAGAATAACCAGCTAGAAGGTGGGGCAAAAAAAATAATTGGCAATGATGCCAGTGATCAAAGTATTCATAGGCTGAAAACCGGTTGGGTATTGCCGGGTGCGCCGGAACCGGTTGCATGGCAAGTACTTCATGAACAAAAAACAATTCAAGCGGAAATTGAGTTTTCATGGGCCAGTGAGATGGCGCGGCATGTGGGAAATGTAGTGCATCGCTGGTTGCAGAAAATAGCTGAAGACCAAATGTGTGACTGGAATATCGCACGCATAGAAATGATGCGGGAGCGGTTCACACAGAATTTGATGGCCGGCGGAATGAACGGAAGCCAGAGTGAAATGACATACGCGGTCGAACGCATTGTCTCCGCATTGAACAATGCAATCAGTGATAAACGCGGACAATGGATTCTCGGGCCTCAGCAATCGGCACAGAACGAATTGAAAATTAGCGGTATCGCCAACGGTAGATCCATGAGTTGGATAATCGATAGAACATTTTGTGACTCTAATGGAATTCGTTGGATAATTGATTATAAAACAAGTAGTCATGAAGGTTCTGCGCTAGAGGATTTTCTTGGCAGAGAGCAAAGCCGCTACCAGCATCAACTCAATCATTATGCAAAACTCATGCAGCAGATCGATCCGCGGCCCATAAAATTGGGGATTTATTTTCCATTAATCAATGGCTGGCGCGAGTGGTGA
- a CDS encoding PD-(D/E)XK nuclease family protein, producing MSDTPQFLQVSLSEVFKRIDAGTTVVTPNRRLALALKEKFDREQISRKMIAWYSADILPFTALIERIYHDALYTRQSSKLPLLLSVAQEQVLWESIIQSSQAGKTLFRISQTAQTVREAWQLGHAWQLLHRLDDYYPNEDGRAFLDWIATYQDRTASAHRIDHARLCDLITERYSSLEVKKPSLLICYGFDIFTPQQNAFLKNLTASGCTVMIADLAVRHRRSPPAVSRIQYLSSRDEIEQAALWARAKLETAGDAVRIGIVVPALTNYRGALLRTFSAVMYPDIRFALPGGTHPAMPFNISLGLALTSYPLIDAAFVCLVLLNQPIEFNRVSHWLRSPFLADADTEMERRALLDARIRRFAEPVMTLERLLALVKQAGGQASCPVLFQRLSAMHALRQTQLPRSGSHSVFARVITEVLRIAGFPGERSLDSIEYQAFQKWQMLVADFAALDHVIAVTSYHDAIGRLKRMAGDMLFQPETPQVPIQILGVLEAAGMEFDHLWVMGLSDERWPLRSQPNPFLPLTLQRNAKLPLSSVQEALVYCQRLTQGWLSAAPEVVLSYPKFSDDRDGHELKPSPLIQAIAETEPAVLPMARHRDRIMQACELEQVEDNQALPLDGQAAAHGIKGGTAVIKDFAACPFRAWAKHRLRIESLEAPHTGLNAMERGLLVHQVLAQLWQHLKTKEALDATGDRELDRLLTGIAGQVVSELQQVKPVALSGRFAQIEQQRLVRLAHEWLDEEKKRDHFTVIAVEEKEAIHIGDLVLNARLDRVDELADGQRLIIDYKTRKQSVQTMTGERPDEPQLPLYLVAMEAQQQTVGVAFAAVKRGDMGFTAIARDADLLPGIKAFSQVNGCKQYSTWEDLVDAWRQHLTNLAKGFCQGDAQVDPKNFPQTCEYCDLQLFCRIHERLSARVIMQDTEND from the coding sequence ATGTCTGACACCCCGCAATTTCTGCAAGTATCCCTTTCCGAGGTTTTTAAGCGCATCGATGCCGGTACGACGGTTGTAACGCCGAACCGGCGGCTTGCCTTGGCGCTTAAAGAAAAATTTGATCGCGAGCAAATCAGCCGGAAAATGATCGCTTGGTATTCGGCTGATATTCTGCCGTTTACCGCGCTGATCGAACGTATTTACCATGATGCATTGTATACGCGGCAATCATCCAAGTTGCCCTTGCTGCTGTCTGTAGCACAGGAGCAGGTGCTGTGGGAATCGATCATTCAATCTTCCCAGGCAGGAAAAACGCTATTCCGCATTTCACAAACGGCGCAAACGGTGCGCGAGGCATGGCAACTGGGGCATGCATGGCAGCTCCTCCACCGTTTGGACGATTACTATCCGAATGAAGACGGCAGGGCTTTTCTTGATTGGATAGCCACTTATCAGGATAGAACGGCTTCAGCACACCGAATAGATCACGCGCGCCTTTGCGATTTGATTACAGAACGTTATTCGTCTCTGGAAGTTAAAAAACCGTCGCTATTGATTTGTTACGGTTTTGACATTTTTACGCCACAGCAAAATGCCTTCCTGAAAAATCTGACAGCCAGCGGTTGCACCGTGATGATTGCTGATTTAGCCGTGCGGCATCGACGATCTCCGCCAGCTGTCAGTCGCATTCAGTACCTCAGCAGCCGTGACGAAATCGAGCAGGCAGCACTGTGGGCGCGAGCCAAATTAGAAACAGCGGGCGACGCAGTTCGAATCGGCATCGTGGTACCGGCATTGACCAATTACCGCGGTGCATTGCTGCGCACTTTTTCTGCAGTCATGTATCCGGATATCCGCTTTGCATTGCCGGGGGGCACACATCCGGCGATGCCGTTTAATATTTCCCTGGGATTGGCGCTGACGTCATATCCGTTGATTGACGCAGCCTTTGTATGTTTGGTGCTGCTGAATCAGCCGATTGAATTCAATCGTGTCAGTCACTGGCTGCGATCGCCCTTTCTAGCGGACGCGGATACCGAGATGGAACGGCGAGCGCTGCTGGATGCGCGCATACGCCGGTTTGCCGAACCGGTGATGACGCTGGAGCGATTGCTTGCGCTGGTGAAACAAGCGGGAGGGCAAGCGAGTTGTCCGGTGTTGTTTCAGCGCTTATCGGCGATGCACGCGTTGCGCCAAACGCAATTACCTCGATCGGGCAGTCATTCCGTTTTTGCCAGAGTCATCACGGAAGTGTTGCGGATTGCCGGTTTTCCCGGTGAGCGCAGTCTGGATTCCATCGAGTATCAAGCGTTCCAAAAATGGCAAATGCTGGTTGCGGATTTTGCTGCACTGGATCATGTGATCGCGGTGACAAGTTATCACGACGCGATTGGCCGGTTGAAAAGAATGGCGGGCGATATGCTGTTTCAGCCGGAAACTCCGCAGGTGCCGATTCAGATTCTGGGTGTGCTGGAAGCGGCGGGAATGGAATTCGACCATCTATGGGTCATGGGGTTATCCGATGAACGATGGCCGTTACGCTCCCAACCCAATCCGTTTTTACCGCTGACGTTGCAACGCAATGCAAAACTACCCTTGAGCTCTGTGCAGGAAGCGCTGGTTTACTGCCAGCGTTTGACACAAGGCTGGTTGTCCGCTGCGCCGGAAGTTGTTCTAAGCTATCCCAAGTTCAGCGACGATCGCGATGGGCATGAATTGAAACCCAGTCCGTTGATTCAGGCAATTGCAGAAACTGAACCGGCCGTACTACCGATGGCGCGGCATCGCGACCGGATCATGCAAGCATGCGAACTGGAGCAAGTCGAAGATAATCAGGCACTGCCACTGGATGGACAAGCGGCTGCGCACGGAATCAAAGGCGGTACGGCGGTCATCAAGGATTTCGCGGCATGTCCGTTTCGCGCTTGGGCGAAACACCGCTTGCGTATCGAGAGCCTGGAGGCGCCGCACACCGGTTTGAATGCAATGGAACGCGGTTTACTGGTGCACCAGGTATTGGCACAGCTGTGGCAGCACTTGAAAACCAAAGAGGCGCTGGATGCCACCGGTGATCGCGAACTTGACCGCCTGTTGACCGGCATCGCCGGTCAAGTGGTTTCCGAGTTGCAGCAAGTGAAACCGGTTGCACTCTCGGGCCGTTTTGCGCAAATTGAGCAGCAGCGTCTGGTGCGTTTGGCGCACGAATGGTTGGATGAGGAAAAGAAACGTGACCATTTCACTGTGATTGCAGTCGAGGAAAAAGAGGCCATTCACATCGGCGATCTGGTTTTAAACGCCCGTTTGGACCGGGTCGATGAATTGGCCGACGGGCAACGGCTCATTATCGATTACAAAACCCGGAAGCAGTCGGTCCAAACGATGACCGGTGAGCGTCCGGACGAGCCGCAATTGCCGCTATATCTGGTGGCAATGGAAGCACAGCAGCAAACCGTGGGTGTGGCGTTCGCCGCCGTGAAGCGGGGCGATATGGGATTCACGGCGATTGCGCGCGATGCGGATCTGTTGCCCGGGATCAAGGCCTTTTCACAAGTCAATGGTTGTAAGCAATACAGTACATGGGAAGATCTGGTTGACGCGTGGCGGCAACATCTGACAAATTTGGCGAAGGGCTTTTGCCAGGGTGACGCTCAAGTTGATCCGAAGAATTTTCCGCAAACGTGTGAATACTGCGATTTGCAATTGTTTTGCCGGATTCATGAACGGCTGAGCGCGCGCGTGATAATGCAGGACACTGAGAATGACTGA
- a CDS encoding ferredoxin family protein, whose amino-acid sequence MAYVVTENCIKCKYTDCVDVCPVDCFREGPNFLVIDPDECIDCTLCVAECPVEAIYAEDDVPDEQVHFIDLNAELSKKWRPIIEKKDPLPDADEWASVKDKLDQLKR is encoded by the coding sequence ATGGCTTATGTAGTAACTGAAAATTGCATTAAATGTAAGTATACCGATTGTGTGGACGTATGCCCGGTGGATTGTTTCCGTGAAGGTCCCAATTTTTTGGTAATCGATCCCGATGAGTGCATTGATTGCACGCTATGCGTTGCGGAATGTCCGGTGGAAGCGATTTACGCGGAGGACGATGTGCCTGATGAACAAGTGCATTTCATCGATTTGAACGCGGAATTGTCGAAAAAATGGCGTCCGATCATTGAGAAAAAAGATCCGCTGCCGGACGCCGATGAATGGGCCAGTGTCAAAGATAAGCTGGATCAACTGAAACGCTAA
- a CDS encoding IS1595 family transposase: protein MLRNSKLSNYSVRKIIQCFSIDIPASKAALLLGKNRNTINRWYGLFRQAIYRHQTALKDKLLGRVEVDESYFGAKRYRGYHGKLKRGRGTLKQPVFGVFERDGRVYTEIVPDCNRLTLQAVILGKVSIESVIYSDGWRSYNGLVDVGYSKHFRVSHGDNEFARDGHCHINGIESFWSFTKRRLAKFNGVSVNFELHLKESEWRWKKRPDLV, encoded by the coding sequence ATGTTAAGAAATAGTAAATTAAGTAACTATTCAGTTAGAAAAATAATTCAGTGCTTTAGCATTGATATACCAGCCAGTAAAGCAGCGCTGCTGTTAGGCAAAAATCGTAACACGATCAATCGCTGGTATGGCCTATTCAGGCAAGCAATATATCGCCATCAGACTGCCCTTAAAGATAAGTTGTTAGGTAGAGTGGAAGTTGATGAAAGCTATTTTGGCGCGAAACGGTATCGTGGTTATCACGGTAAACTCAAGCGCGGCCGTGGCACATTAAAGCAACCTGTATTTGGTGTATTTGAGCGGGATGGCAGGGTATACACCGAAATAGTACCGGATTGCAACCGCTTGACTTTACAGGCGGTGATACTGGGTAAGGTATCCATTGAAAGTGTCATTTATAGTGACGGCTGGCGTAGTTATAATGGTTTGGTAGACGTAGGATACTCCAAGCATTTTCGAGTATCGCACGGTGACAATGAATTTGCCCGAGATGGGCATTGCCACATTAACGGTATTGAATCGTTTTGGAGCTTTACCAAGCGGCGGCTCGCAAAGTTTAACGGCGTGTCAGTTAATTTTGAGCTGCATTTAAAAGAGTCAGAATGGCGCTGGAAAAAGCGTCCTGATCTAGTCTAG
- a CDS encoding transposase, giving the protein MRINNCSEFVSQLMIAEWVIYHGIRFQFTQPDKPTQDACIESFNRTYRTKMLRKR; this is encoded by the coding sequence CTGCGGATCAATAATTGCTCTGAATTCGTCAGTCAATTAATGATAGCTGAATGGGTAATATACCATGGCATCCGTTTTCAATTCACTCAACCCGATAAACCCACACAGGATGCTTGCATTGAAAGTTTTAATCGCACCTACCGCACAAAAATGCTAAGGAAACGCTGA
- a CDS encoding mannose-1-phosphate guanylyltransferase/mannose-6-phosphate isomerase, whose product MNKLIPIILSGGSGTRLWPLSREKYPKQLLPLINEDSLLQATIRRMDGLKGVQLNAPMVVCNEEYRFVIAEQLRIMNRKGSILLEPFGRNTAPALTLAALAAMREGDDPVLLVMPSDHVIIDVESFQVAVLAGMSQAVNGSIVTFGITPDAPETGYGYIQSGGLIGQDGIVRHIARFVEKPDLVTAQAYLDEGNYLWNSGLFMMRASIWLSAIAKCRPDVLTACRAAWEQGSVDGEFLRIDKKAFEQCPNDSIDYAVMEKIVGGDNELPAGVVIPLTAGWSDIGAWSSLWQVLPKDDAGNVAKGDVLLKECRNTLAISESRLVACVGVENVIVVETPDAVLVVHKDKTQDVKQVVDMLKEQKRSEGKLHRKVFRPWGWYDGIDVGERFQVKRIVVKPGAALSLQMHHHRAEHWVVVRGTARVTRDQEIFLVSENQSTYIPLGTSHRLENPGRVPLEMIEIQSGSYLGEDDIVRFEDIYGRKEH is encoded by the coding sequence ATGAACAAATTAATCCCTATCATTTTATCGGGCGGCTCAGGTACACGCCTGTGGCCATTGTCGAGAGAAAAATATCCTAAGCAGCTGTTGCCTTTGATCAATGAGGATTCATTATTGCAAGCTACGATCCGGCGTATGGATGGTTTGAAAGGTGTGCAATTGAATGCGCCCATGGTTGTTTGCAATGAAGAATACCGTTTTGTCATTGCCGAGCAATTACGTATCATGAATAGAAAGGGGAGTATTCTGCTCGAGCCTTTCGGACGCAACACTGCTCCCGCATTGACATTGGCAGCGCTTGCGGCAATGCGGGAGGGTGACGATCCTGTTCTATTGGTTATGCCATCCGATCATGTGATTATCGATGTCGAATCATTTCAGGTTGCTGTTCTTGCAGGCATGTCGCAAGCTGTCAATGGTTCTATCGTCACGTTTGGAATAACACCCGACGCTCCTGAAACGGGTTATGGTTACATTCAATCCGGCGGCTTGATAGGACAGGATGGCATAGTTCGTCACATTGCACGTTTTGTGGAGAAACCAGATCTGGTTACTGCGCAAGCGTATTTGGATGAAGGCAATTATCTCTGGAATAGCGGCTTGTTTATGATGCGGGCATCGATATGGTTGTCCGCAATTGCAAAGTGCCGGCCGGATGTTTTAACTGCATGCCGGGCAGCTTGGGAGCAAGGATCGGTTGACGGCGAGTTTCTCCGTATTGATAAAAAAGCGTTCGAGCAATGCCCGAATGATTCGATCGATTATGCCGTGATGGAAAAAATTGTTGGCGGTGATAATGAGCTACCCGCCGGTGTTGTCATCCCGCTTACTGCGGGATGGTCGGATATCGGCGCGTGGAGCTCGTTATGGCAGGTGTTGCCTAAAGATGACGCCGGTAATGTAGCGAAGGGAGATGTACTATTAAAAGAATGCCGAAATACGCTGGCCATTTCGGAGAGCCGTTTGGTAGCTTGTGTCGGTGTTGAAAATGTGATTGTTGTCGAGACTCCTGATGCCGTGTTGGTGGTACATAAGGATAAGACCCAAGACGTGAAGCAGGTTGTCGATATGCTGAAAGAGCAGAAACGTTCCGAAGGAAAGCTGCATCGCAAGGTGTTTCGCCCCTGGGGATGGTACGATGGCATTGATGTCGGCGAGCGTTTCCAGGTAAAGCGTATCGTAGTGAAGCCCGGTGCAGCCTTATCCCTGCAAATGCATCATCACCGCGCGGAACACTGGGTTGTTGTGCGTGGCACAGCGCGAGTTACGCGCGATCAAGAAATTTTTCTGGTTTCCGAAAATCAGTCAACTTATATTCCATTAGGTACGAGTCATCGTTTGGAAAATCCGGGCCGTGTACCCCTGGAAATGATTGAAATTCAATCCGGTTCGTATTTAGGAGAAGATGATATTGTTCGGTTCGAAGACATTTATGGCCGGAAAGAGCATTGA